The region TGGTTCGCAAAAAGGCGGCGTATCGGGTCGCATCCAGGTGATAGGCGTAGTTCAGGCTGCCGTTTGACGAGGTGGCAAATTTTCCCTCCCGAGCCGCCTCATGTTCCACGCAGTACTCCCCGAATTCTCCCCCGAAACCCTGTTCCCTGGCACGTAGCCAGAAATGCTGGAAGTCAGCCATCCAGGTTTCTTTACCGGTCTTTCCGAAAGAGTGAATATAGCGGTCACCGTCCCGGGCCCAGTTCTCAAAGGCGATACCCAATTTGAATGTGGCTCCTGTGGCCGCCATAAACTGTTGCTCATCTACACCAATCAGTCGATGAAAGTTGCGCATGGGCGGGATACTGGCTTCACCGACACCAACGGTACCAATGTCCTCGGATTCGACCAGCACAATATTGAGCAAGTCGCCAAGCTGCGACGACAATGCCGCCGCGCAGACCCAGCCAGCAGTGCCACCACCTGCGATTACCACTTTGCGTACAGGCTTGTTCACGGTGTTCTCCTGTAAAACAGGTTCATTTTATAGAAACCATACCACGGTTTTTAGAGAAACTCATTGGCAAAAAAAAGGCCGCTGCAAGCAGCGACCTTCTTCTTACCAGGGACCAAGCCGGAAGGTTGGCCCAAGTTTTCACGCAACCTTTAGAAGGCGTAGCGAGCACCGATCTGGTAACGAGCGCCCTGATCTTGAAGATCCCAAAGCTGGTTCTCAGAGCGACCATGCTGACGGATGTTCTCTTCGGTCAAATTGATGCCCTCGAAGAACACACTCAGATCGTCCGTCACATTATATGCAACGTTCAGATCAAGCTGAGAGTATTCCTCAACGTAAACCGGGTTCCGCGAGTTACCACGGTTGGTTTCGTTGAGGAACTTGTCACGCCAGTTGTAGGCCAGACGCACGGTGAAACCGTAGTTCTCATAGATACCAACGAGGTTAGCGGTATCACTCAAGCCCAGTAGCGCGAACTGTGCTTCCGAAGGATCGCCCAGATCATTAAACGCTACGTCGCCCCGCACTATGGTGTAGTTGGCCTGAACACCGAAACCGGTATCGCCAAAGAAATGCTGTGCGGCGAGTTCGCTACCGTAGAGCTTGGCTTCACGATTGTTGACTGGCGTTGCGGTGTTGAAGATCATCAACGGATCTTCGGAGTTGGGGATCAGGTCGTACTCTGTCGCCACATCCACTGCGAAGTCTGCGTCGTCTGTATAATCCGCCGCCCCATTCGGGAAAGCATCCGGATTATCCAGCACGGCGGTCATGACAAACAGAGAGGTATCGTTGATGTCATAGCCACCATCAGAGAGCGCCTGTGCCGCTTCTTCTACGCGAGGACCGTTGGTGACATCACGCAGACCGAAGTGGCTTTCCGGAATCTGGTCAGTACCAATAAAGTTACTGACTCGCTTCTCAAAGAAACCCGCTGATACATAGCTGGAGTCGTCGTAGTACCATTCAACCGACAAATCCAGGTTGTCTGATTCCAGCGGTTTCAGAGCCGGGTTGGTCGCGTTGGCGGTCGGAGTCGAGCCAAGATAGGTAGAACCCACGTTGCCAAAGCCACCCACGGATGCTGCTAACTGGCCGTAACCGGCGCGAGCGATGGTTTTGCTATAAGAGAAGCGAGCTTTGACGTCCTCTGCCAGCAGAATATCGAAATCCAGGCTGGGCAGCAGGTTGTCGTAGTCAGACTTGACGGTAAACGCTTCAGTGGTATCGCTGTAGACAGTCTGGAAGTCGTTGTTGTCTTGCCACACCCGGTAGGCCGGAATCTGAGTGAAGGACGTGGAAGTCACATCGGTAGTTTCATAGCGGAAACCGGTCACCAAGTTGGTTTCCATGCCACCGAGCTCGCCCTGAATAGTAACCTGGGCGAAAAGTGCGTTAATGTCTTCTTCAATCAGATTGTTATTGGAGAAGTTCGGGTTATAAGCCACTGCATAACCGTTTTCAGCCGTACCGTATTCGCTAACAGCCCACTCAGCCAAGGCTACCGGGTTGCCGCGGGCACCGCCCTGGAAGCCACCGCTAGTGGGATAATCGTCGAACTGTCCCAACAGGCTGAACTCTTGCAGCAAGCCATCGGGAATTTCACCCGGGTTGGCTACACCCCAGTCACCCAATGCCATGTAGCGATCCGAGTTCTGCTGCTCCATTTCCACAGTGCGACTTTCGACACCGAAATCGAAACGGCCATCGTCAAACTCGAAGGCGCCATCCAGCTGCACTTGGGTCACATCAGTGGTCTGACCGGCGTACCAGATCCGAGCAACCTGGGAGCCGAAGTCATCCAGACTGAAGCCATTTTCATAAGTCGCCTGAGTCAACGGCAGATCGCGGTCCCAATCAGTCACCTGCGAGGTCTGGGTCGGGTTGGCTACACTCACGTCGATAGAGCCTGCATTACCCGGGCCATCCGGCAGGCTTTCCATGGTGGAGTCATGGACGTCGAAGTTGAAGCTCAAGCGGTCGTTGACCTGCCACTCGGCGTTGAAGCCAATAGAGGTCAGCTCGTCGCGCTGTTCACGCCATTGCTGCTCGTAGCCGTTATCCTTGTTGGCCAAGGTTTCAGAGTAAATCGCTGGCGTAGCAACCGCAGAGTCGTCAAACACCAGGCGATCAACGGTGTTGCCGTTGGCATACCAGAAGGTCTGCTCGCCACGATGCTCAGTAAGATAGTTCTCAGCATATACCAGATCACCGGTCAGGGTGAGGTTGTCCTGGGGCTGGAACTGCAGGGTCAACATGGCGTTGGTACGCTCACGATGACGATCGGATACAGAGTAACGAACGTCGTTGGGACGGCCGTAGAGTTGGCCCTCTTCAGGGGCATTTTCAATCACCGCATCATCGGTGAACGAATAGAGTTCGTCCTCGCCCCAGCGCCCAATATTCCAGTCGTTGGAGGTGGCTCCGGCGGCTCCGGAATCGCGTTCCTGAAAGCTGGCGGCCAGGCTCACACCAAAGGTGTCAGAATCATCGGTCCAGCTGAAAATACCGGAGACTTCCGGAGTCAGGTCATCACCGGTCAAGGTGGTAGTGTCATGAACGGCTTTAAAGCCGACGCTACCCTCGGTTCCGCGATCCAGAGGACGGGCGGTCTTGATGTTGATGGTACCGCCGATACCACCGGTCGCAATACTGGCACGGCCTGTCTTGTACACTTCCAGTCCGGAAACGCTTTCCGAAGCCAGGTTGGCAAAGTCAAATGCGCGGGTGCCACCACCACGGGTACCACTGGCACCACTACCACCACCGAAGGTGCTGGCTGCGGGAAGCTGACGACCATTCAGGGTCACCATGTTGTTGTCGCCACCGAAACCACGGATGGTAACCGAGGAACCCTCGCCGTTGCGACGGTCAATGGACACGCCGGTAATGCGCTGCAGGGATTCAGCCAGGTTAGTATCGGGGAATTTACCGATGTCTTCCGCAGAAATGGCATCAACGACACCAGTGGCATCGCGCTTGATGTCCATCGCCTGCTCCAGGGAGCCGCGGATACCGGTGACCACCACCTCTTCCAGCATGGGCTCGCCCTGCTGCGCTAATGCACCACCGCTGAAGCCAGCCAGGGCCGATGAGGCCACGACTGAGGCGATCAGGCGCTTTTGAAAACTCTTACGATTGGGATTCATGGAACTCTCCTTACTGAGACCAGGTTATTATTGTCGGCACACGAAGTACCGCAAATCATTTACCAGCAATCCGTAAATAGCTGTTGTACGGTTTTGGTTGATCACCACCGCTGAGCCAGGGGCAGAGTCCCTTACTGTTGTAGTCATTTCCTGCTTCGGCATCCAGACGCTCTCACTCTCCGAAAACCGATCACCGCAAACCCAATTCGGCGTCCGCTCACACGGCACGGATCTCTAATTACCATTTGGAACAAAAAGTGTACTCTTTATTCCTAAGCACGACTTGCCGCGTCCGATGGCGCTTAGATAATCTTCTATGTGCCGCCTAAAACCACACTAGAGTTATAGTGACCATAAATATTAGTCTTCTAGACTATTACACTCCCGCCCATACCTTGTCAACATCCAATTGCATAGACGAAACAGTCAGTTATGAGCTCTTGCTGAGTTCTTGTTCAGACTAGTCGGGCCATGACCAAAGCGCAAATAGAAAGAACCGAAAAGTGACCCGATGCGCAAACACCACTTGTACTACCATAATACTTTTTGAGCATCAGATTTAGGTCTGCCACCATCCGCAAACGCGCTCCCACACCGGACCAAAACTCCAGAGCCGCGCTTGCCTCATTCTCGCGCACCTCAAACCCTACCCGCCGTACCAACTTGGCGCACGCTTTGTGTCGCCATGCCCGCGCTTGAGGCAACTGCCCCAGGATTATGCTGATCCACAATGATGCACCCCTCTGTTTTTCGATCCACCGATGTGCAAATGAACCAATCCTCGCTTCATTTACGGGAAATTTCCTCAATCTATTCAAACTTCGCTTCCTTGGCACAGCTTTTGAATACACCAACACGTGCACCCGACATTCAGTTGTCCCCATAGTTTGCGATCGTGAGCCAAGCCTTCTGACTGTTCCTGTCGCCCATTCAGCGACCCGGAACGATCAGTTCCGTCATCCGTGTTGTTTCACTTCTCAGGAGTCAATAATGAACACATTTTCTGACGCGCTTCGCTCTTTGCGTCGCTCATTACGCCGCCCTCTATCTTATTTATTCTGTCCGATCTCAAAACGGTTAGGCGTTGCGTTTATTGCTTTAATAAGCCACTCCACACTGGCCGTAGGACCACCAGAGAAAGCAGACCTGCGGTTTGGCTTTATCAAGCTGACCGATATGGCTCCTTTGGCCATTGCACTGGAAAAAGGGTACTTCGAGGATGAAGGTCTTTTTGTCGAGTTGGAAGCCCAGGCGAACTGGAAGGTGTTATTGGACGGTGTCATCGACGGACAGTTGGACGGTGCTCATATGCTGGCCGGCCAGCCACTGGCCGCTACCATAGGCTACGGCACCAAAGCCGATATCATCACACCTTTTTCTATGGACCTGAACGGCAATGGTATTACCGTTTCCAACCAGGTTTGGGAGGCAATAAAGCCCCACCTACCAACCGACGCGGATGGAACAATACAACACCCGATCCACGCCGATGTCCTGAAACCGGTCATTGAATCCATGGCCAAAAATGGTGAAAGCTTCAAAATGGGAATGGTGTTTCCCGTGTCCACACACAACTATGAGCTGCGCTACTGGCTCGCCGCCGGCGGTATACACCCGGGCTTCTACGCTCCCCACAAAGGTGACACGTCAGGACAGAAACAGGCCCAAGCCTTCTTGAGTGTAACGCCGCCACCCCAGATGCCTTCGACGCTTGAAGCAGGCACTATCCACGGCTACTGCGTCGGTGAACCCTGGAATCAACAGGCGGTTTTCAAAGGCATCGGTGTACCCGTCATCACGGATTACGAAATCTGGAAAAACAATCCCGAAAAAGTATTTGGGATAACCCGGGAGTTCTCCGAAAAGTACCCCAACACCACCATCCGCCTGACCAAGGCGCTGATTCGGGCGGCCAGATGGTTGGACGCGGACGACAATGCCAACCGGGAGGAAGCGTCGAAAATTCTTTCTCAGCCCTACTACGTCGGTGCCGACTATGAAGTGATTGCCAATTCCATGACCGGCACGTTCGAGTATGAGAAAGGCGATACCCGAGAGGTGCCCGACTTCAATGTATTCTTCCGCCACAACGCGACCTACCCTTATTACTCGGACGCCATCTGGTACCTCACGCAGATGCGACGCTGGGGGCAGATCAGCGAATCCAAACCAGATCAGTGGTACTTCGACGTAGCCCGGCAGGTATATCGCCCGGACATTTACGCGCAGGCGGCCCAGGCGCTTATTGCAGAGGATTATGCCGACGCCACTGAGTTCCCTGACTTCGCCAGTGAGTCCGGCTTCAAGCCCCCGCAGGATGACTTCCTGGATGGCGTTACTTACGACGGGACAAAACCGACCGACTACATCGAATCACTGGAAATCGGTCTGAAACAGAACGACACCCTGTAGTTTGGCATTTATATCTGTTGGGCGTCGCAGAGCGCCCTACCTGACCCGGAGGACGTCACCATGACTTCCACAGCCTTTCAGAAACCCAGGTGGTTTCGCTGGCCCATCAGC is a window of Marinimicrobium sp. C6131 DNA encoding:
- a CDS encoding TonB-dependent receptor codes for the protein MNPNRKSFQKRLIASVVASSALAGFSGGALAQQGEPMLEEVVVTGIRGSLEQAMDIKRDATGVVDAISAEDIGKFPDTNLAESLQRITGVSIDRRNGEGSSVTIRGFGGDNNMVTLNGRQLPAASTFGGGSGASGTRGGGTRAFDFANLASESVSGLEVYKTGRASIATGGIGGTINIKTARPLDRGTEGSVGFKAVHDTTTLTGDDLTPEVSGIFSWTDDSDTFGVSLAASFQERDSGAAGATSNDWNIGRWGEDELYSFTDDAVIENAPEEGQLYGRPNDVRYSVSDRHRERTNAMLTLQFQPQDNLTLTGDLVYAENYLTEHRGEQTFWYANGNTVDRLVFDDSAVATPAIYSETLANKDNGYEQQWREQRDELTSIGFNAEWQVNDRLSFNFDVHDSTMESLPDGPGNAGSIDVSVANPTQTSQVTDWDRDLPLTQATYENGFSLDDFGSQVARIWYAGQTTDVTQVQLDGAFEFDDGRFDFGVESRTVEMEQQNSDRYMALGDWGVANPGEIPDGLLQEFSLLGQFDDYPTSGGFQGGARGNPVALAEWAVSEYGTAENGYAVAYNPNFSNNNLIEEDINALFAQVTIQGELGGMETNLVTGFRYETTDVTSTSFTQIPAYRVWQDNNDFQTVYSDTTEAFTVKSDYDNLLPSLDFDILLAEDVKARFSYSKTIARAGYGQLAASVGGFGNVGSTYLGSTPTANATNPALKPLESDNLDLSVEWYYDDSSYVSAGFFEKRVSNFIGTDQIPESHFGLRDVTNGPRVEEAAQALSDGGYDINDTSLFVMTAVLDNPDAFPNGAADYTDDADFAVDVATEYDLIPNSEDPLMIFNTATPVNNREAKLYGSELAAQHFFGDTGFGVQANYTIVRGDVAFNDLGDPSEAQFALLGLSDTANLVGIYENYGFTVRLAYNWRDKFLNETNRGNSRNPVYVEEYSQLDLNVAYNVTDDLSVFFEGINLTEENIRQHGRSENQLWDLQDQGARYQIGARYAF
- a CDS encoding CmpA/NrtA family ABC transporter substrate-binding protein; the protein is MNTFSDALRSLRRSLRRPLSYLFCPISKRLGVAFIALISHSTLAVGPPEKADLRFGFIKLTDMAPLAIALEKGYFEDEGLFVELEAQANWKVLLDGVIDGQLDGAHMLAGQPLAATIGYGTKADIITPFSMDLNGNGITVSNQVWEAIKPHLPTDADGTIQHPIHADVLKPVIESMAKNGESFKMGMVFPVSTHNYELRYWLAAGGIHPGFYAPHKGDTSGQKQAQAFLSVTPPPQMPSTLEAGTIHGYCVGEPWNQQAVFKGIGVPVITDYEIWKNNPEKVFGITREFSEKYPNTTIRLTKALIRAARWLDADDNANREEASKILSQPYYVGADYEVIANSMTGTFEYEKGDTREVPDFNVFFRHNATYPYYSDAIWYLTQMRRWGQISESKPDQWYFDVARQVYRPDIYAQAAQALIAEDYADATEFPDFASESGFKPPQDDFLDGVTYDGTKPTDYIESLEIGLKQNDTL